One stretch of Candidatus Omnitrophota bacterium DNA includes these proteins:
- a CDS encoding PHP domain-containing protein, with protein sequence MKYADLHVHTFYSDSTFSPEEVVSCARDRALAAIAICDHDSVDGIEPCLAIGDKLGVEILPGIELSAEKSDAEIHILGYLMDYNLGWLRKRLKELQEARIDRIHKMVERLNSKGIDLKAEDVFKIAGRGTVGRLHLALAILNTGKVKTIKDVFGKYIGFRKPCYVANLKLTPEEAISIVLRAGGVPVLAHPGCMGRDEYIPELIGHGLRGIEVYHTDHGAGAVKRYQKIAEKNDLLVTGGSDCHGLGKGRILLGEVRVPYTLVERLKEESGKIKNEHR encoded by the coding sequence ATGAAGTACGCCGATCTGCATGTCCACACGTTCTATTCCGATTCGACTTTTTCGCCGGAGGAGGTGGTTTCCTGCGCCAGGGACAGGGCGCTTGCGGCCATAGCCATATGCGACCATGACTCCGTGGACGGAATAGAGCCTTGCCTGGCGATCGGAGATAAGCTGGGTGTTGAGATATTACCGGGTATCGAGCTTAGCGCGGAGAAATCCGACGCCGAGATCCATATACTCGGATACTTGATGGATTATAATCTCGGCTGGCTTCGCAAACGGCTCAAAGAGCTTCAGGAAGCCCGCATAGACCGTATCCATAAGATGGTTGAGAGACTGAACTCCAAAGGCATCGACCTGAAAGCTGAAGATGTCTTTAAGATCGCGGGCCGCGGCACGGTCGGAAGGCTGCATCTGGCGCTTGCGATATTAAATACGGGAAAAGTGAAGACGATAAAAGATGTTTTCGGAAAGTATATAGGTTTTAGAAAGCCCTGTTATGTGGCAAATTTGAAATTAACTCCGGAGGAGGCTATAAGTATTGTCCTGAGAGCCGGAGGGGTTCCGGTGCTGGCCCACCCCGGTTGTATGGGCAGGGACGAGTATATACCGGAACTGATCGGGCATGGACTTCGCGGAATTGAGGTTTATCATACGGATCATGGCGCAGGCGCGGTTAAACGATATCAGAAGATAGCAGAAAAGAACGATCTCCTTGTCACGGGCGGATCCGACTGCCATGGCCTCGGAAAAGGGAGGATTCTGCTGGGGGAAGTCAGGGTGCCTTATACGCTTGTAGAGAGATTGAAGGAAGAGTCGGGAAAGATCAAGAATGAACACAGATAA
- the ribD gene encoding bifunctional diaminohydroxyphosphoribosylaminopyrimidine deaminase/5-amino-6-(5-phosphoribosylamino)uracil reductase RibD encodes MNTDKKYMSLAIELAKKAEGRTSPNPLVGAVIVKRGKIVGKGYHKKCGLPHAEMNAIKAAGDAAGGSTLYVTMEPCDHYGRTPPCTDAIIKSGIKRVVIAMKDPNPITDGRGIKKLKAHKINTKVGVLEKEARAINRPFIKFITKKLPFVRVKVAESIDGKIATKSGDSKWISGEASRRYVHGLRSRVDAVMVGSGTVLKDDPMLLCRIPGAKQPLRIIADSSLKMPFTSKLFSTAGSHSVLIATTKKAPFKKAEVYARNGISLLFCKIKNNRIDLKDLLKKLSWLGVTDLLVEGGGELVAGLVEKKLVDQFIFFISPKIIGGRDAKTAVEGTGVDKVADAVKLKNISIRMFEDDVMIEAEAA; translated from the coding sequence ATGAACACAGATAAGAAATATATGTCGCTGGCCATAGAGCTCGCTAAAAAAGCTGAGGGACGGACGAGCCCCAATCCGCTCGTCGGAGCCGTTATAGTAAAAAGAGGCAAGATAGTCGGGAAAGGTTATCATAAAAAATGCGGCCTCCCGCACGCGGAAATGAATGCTATAAAGGCCGCCGGAGATGCGGCTGGAGGCTCTACGCTGTATGTCACGATGGAGCCCTGCGATCATTACGGCCGGACCCCGCCCTGCACTGATGCGATCATAAAGAGCGGGATAAAAAGAGTTGTTATAGCGATGAAGGACCCTAATCCGATAACTGACGGACGCGGTATAAAAAAACTTAAAGCGCATAAGATAAATACGAAAGTCGGCGTCCTGGAAAAAGAGGCGCGGGCCATAAACAGGCCTTTCATAAAATTTATTACAAAAAAATTGCCGTTCGTCAGGGTCAAAGTCGCTGAGTCGATCGACGGCAAGATAGCCACAAAGAGCGGAGATTCGAAATGGATAAGCGGGGAAGCGTCGCGCCGGTATGTGCACGGCTTGCGCAGCAGAGTAGATGCCGTTATGGTCGGCTCCGGGACTGTGCTTAAAGACGATCCAATGCTTTTATGCAGGATACCTGGAGCAAAACAGCCTCTTAGGATAATAGCGGACAGCAGTTTAAAGATGCCGTTTACTTCAAAACTGTTTTCCACGGCCGGCAGCCATTCGGTCCTGATCGCCACCACGAAAAAGGCCCCTTTCAAGAAAGCCGAAGTGTATGCGAGAAACGGTATAAGCCTGTTATTCTGCAAAATAAAGAATAACAGAATAGATCTTAAGGACCTATTGAAAAAACTGTCATGGCTGGGCGTTACCGATCTTTTAGTCGAGGGCGGAGGCGAGCTGGTGGCGGGCCTCGTCGAGAAGAAGCTCGTAGATCAATTCATATTTTTCATATCTCCGAAAATAATAGGCGGCAGGGACGCGAAGACAGCCGTGGAGGGCACAGGCGTCGATAAAGTCGCCGACGCGGTAAAGCTTAAAAATATTTCGATACGGATGTTCGAAGACGATGTAATGATAGAGGCGGAGGCCGCTTAA
- a CDS encoding riboflavin synthase, whose translation MFTGIIQELGSVQNINRVGNIYKLDIRSNSIYKDVRIGDSVAVNGVCLTAVSKKKDILSFDLMAETIRNTSFAGLKNNDRVNLERSLKAGETLDGHFVLGHIDCAGVIKNIRKIGDDFMISIAFPGGFDRLVVEKGSIAVDGVSLTVSHAGKDTFDVHIIPHTLKSTILGTKKSGDKVNLEFDILGKYIAKERDAGSRPRVTEEFLRSKGF comes from the coding sequence ATGTTTACTGGCATTATACAAGAGTTAGGAAGCGTGCAGAATATCAATAGAGTCGGCAATATTTACAAACTCGATATCCGCTCGAACAGCATATATAAAGACGTCAGGATAGGTGACAGCGTCGCTGTCAACGGTGTCTGCCTGACTGCGGTCTCTAAAAAGAAAGATATATTGAGTTTCGATCTGATGGCAGAGACGATACGCAATACGAGCTTTGCCGGATTGAAGAATAACGACAGGGTCAACCTGGAAAGATCTCTGAAAGCGGGTGAGACGCTGGACGGGCATTTCGTCTTGGGGCACATCGATTGCGCGGGAGTAATAAAAAATATCAGGAAGATAGGCGATGATTTTATGATAAGTATCGCCTTTCCCGGCGGCTTCGACCGTCTTGTGGTCGAGAAGGGATCGATCGCGGTAGATGGTGTGAGCCTTACGGTAAGCCATGCGGGCAAAGATACGTTCGATGTCCACATCATACCGCATACATTGAAATCCACGATACTCGGTACAAAAAAATCGGGTGACAAAGTGAACCTCGAATTCGATATACTGGGGAAGTATATCGCAAAAGAAAGGGATGCCGGCAGCCGGCCGCGCGTAACGGAGGAATTCCTGCGAAGCAAAGGATTCTAA
- a CDS encoding exosortase system-associated protein, TIGR04073 family, translating into MAIRKMIALVIAVTFMVSITSPVLFASCGTCGKPASDAECAKVMAKDTCDKPKGDPLRKLGRGLANCLTFPIEIPNRISDVNNSDGPMAAVTYGLVKGTVMSLFRAMIGAYEVLTFPIPFPGGYRPIIKDPEFILEDWNA; encoded by the coding sequence ATGGCGATAAGGAAGATGATTGCATTGGTGATCGCGGTTACTTTTATGGTGAGCATTACCTCGCCGGTATTATTCGCGTCTTGCGGGACTTGCGGTAAACCTGCATCGGATGCCGAATGCGCTAAGGTGATGGCGAAGGATACGTGCGATAAACCCAAAGGAGACCCGCTGAGGAAATTAGGCCGAGGATTGGCCAATTGCCTGACTTTCCCCATTGAGATACCGAACCGTATATCCGACGTAAATAATTCCGACGGCCCGATGGCTGCGGTTACATACGGCCTGGTCAAGGGCACTGTAATGAGTCTCTTTAGAGCGATGATCGGGGCATATGAAGTCCTGACCTTCCCGATCCCGTTTCCGGGCGGTTACAGGCCTATAATTAAAGATCCTGAATTTATACTGGAAGACTGGAACGCCTAA
- a CDS encoding acylphosphatase, with the protein MSDKRAHIYYEGMVQGVGFRFSAQERATSLGLKGWVKNLDDGRVEVLCEGAERDIKAFLEKMALAFGTYISNTDIEWAEAVEEYKGFDISFD; encoded by the coding sequence ATGTCCGACAAAAGAGCTCATATATATTATGAAGGTATGGTCCAGGGGGTCGGTTTCAGGTTCTCGGCCCAAGAACGCGCAACCTCTCTCGGTCTCAAAGGATGGGTTAAAAATCTTGATGACGGCAGAGTCGAAGTTTTATGCGAAGGCGCTGAGCGGGATATAAAGGCATTCCTGGAAAAGATGGCTTTAGCTTTCGGAACATATATAAGTAATACCGATATTGAGTGGGCAGAAGCTGTCGAAGAGTATAAAGGATTTGACATAAGTTTCGATTAA
- the ligA gene encoding NAD-dependent DNA ligase LigA, with the protein MAVKDFNEINKEIKSLRKMINRHDRLYYVLAKPEISDQEYDKLYRRLKDLEGEHPELITPDSPTQRVGGEPIKGFAVVKHILPMMSLDNTYSADEIRQFDDRVRKNLKGEAVEYAVELKFDGVSASLLYEDGKWVRGATRGDGENGDDVTANLKTIHSIPLEFGDDAERAPKLIEIRGEVYMTKRSLDEINKNKDKNGEEPFANPRNAAAGSLKLLDPKMVSGRHLDMYIWGIGHCEGKRFKTHVEVLDYLKSNGFKVNPHCKLCKSIEEVIEYCDSWEPKRDKLDFEMDGMVLKVNDLAQRQRLGSTSKSPRWAIAYKFPAEKALTEVRDIIVQVGRTGAITPVAILKPVHLSGTTVSRATLHNFDEIDRLGVKIGDKVYVEKSGEIIPKVLSVAKEKRSGKEKDFVVPVKCPVCGARLTRLPEEVALRCPNAGCRAQIKEAILHFASRNAMDIENMGEAIVDQLVDKELIKDYGDIYRLSLEDVKDLDRMAEKSARNLIDAVEKSKSNGLNRLIYGLGIRHVGENSAWVLSEHFGSMERLKGSGVEELTAIREIGPVMAESIRSFFQNKENIKILEKLKEAGLKMELLEKKKEPGRLSGKTIAVTGVLRSYSRPEIEELIRKLGGNPSSNVSKNTDFLVCGDEAGSKLDKAKALGVKVISEEDFKEMI; encoded by the coding sequence ATGGCAGTCAAAGACTTTAACGAGATAAACAAAGAGATCAAAAGTTTAAGAAAGATGATAAATCGTCATGACAGGCTGTATTATGTCCTGGCAAAGCCTGAAATATCCGACCAGGAATACGATAAACTGTACAGGAGGCTTAAAGATCTCGAGGGTGAGCATCCGGAGCTTATAACGCCTGACTCTCCGACGCAGAGAGTCGGCGGCGAGCCGATCAAGGGGTTTGCCGTGGTAAAACATATATTACCCATGATGAGCCTGGATAACACTTATTCGGCGGATGAGATAAGGCAGTTCGATGACAGGGTAAGAAAGAACCTGAAGGGCGAAGCGGTAGAATATGCAGTGGAACTGAAATTTGACGGGGTGAGCGCATCGTTGCTTTACGAAGACGGTAAATGGGTGCGGGGCGCGACACGCGGCGACGGCGAGAATGGAGATGACGTTACCGCCAACTTGAAGACGATACACTCCATCCCGCTTGAATTCGGCGATGATGCGGAGCGCGCCCCAAAACTGATAGAGATTCGCGGTGAAGTTTACATGACGAAGAGATCTCTTGATGAGATAAATAAGAATAAAGATAAAAACGGCGAGGAGCCGTTCGCAAACCCGCGGAACGCGGCCGCCGGGTCGCTTAAGCTGCTCGACCCCAAAATGGTTTCGGGAAGGCATCTTGACATGTACATCTGGGGCATAGGCCACTGCGAGGGCAAGAGGTTTAAGACCCATGTCGAGGTCCTCGACTATTTAAAGAGTAACGGATTCAAAGTGAATCCCCACTGCAAACTGTGTAAATCGATAGAAGAAGTAATAGAATATTGCGATTCATGGGAGCCGAAGAGGGATAAGCTGGATTTTGAAATGGACGGTATGGTGCTCAAGGTAAACGATCTCGCTCAGCGCCAGAGGCTGGGCAGCACTTCAAAAAGCCCGCGCTGGGCCATCGCGTATAAGTTTCCCGCGGAGAAGGCGCTTACCGAAGTGCGGGATATAATTGTTCAGGTGGGCAGGACGGGCGCCATAACGCCGGTCGCGATATTGAAGCCGGTGCATCTATCGGGCACCACCGTTTCAAGAGCGACGCTTCATAACTTCGACGAGATAGACAGGTTGGGCGTCAAGATAGGCGATAAGGTCTATGTGGAGAAGTCAGGAGAGATAATACCTAAAGTCTTAAGCGTTGCGAAAGAGAAGAGGTCCGGTAAGGAGAAAGATTTTGTTGTTCCGGTGAAGTGCCCTGTATGCGGCGCACGCCTTACAAGGCTGCCTGAGGAGGTAGCGCTCAGGTGCCCGAATGCCGGATGCCGCGCCCAGATAAAAGAGGCCATCCTGCACTTTGCATCAAGAAATGCGATGGATATCGAAAATATGGGCGAAGCGATAGTGGATCAGCTTGTCGATAAAGAATTGATAAAAGATTATGGGGATATATATCGTTTAAGCCTGGAAGACGTAAAAGACCTCGACAGAATGGCCGAGAAGAGCGCCCGTAATCTCATTGATGCCGTCGAAAAATCGAAGTCGAATGGCCTTAATCGGCTCATATACGGTCTTGGTATAAGGCATGTGGGAGAGAATTCCGCATGGGTGCTTTCGGAACATTTCGGTTCTATGGAAAGATTGAAAGGCTCCGGAGTCGAAGAGCTTACCGCGATAAGGGAGATAGGTCCCGTGATGGCGGAGTCGATACGCTCCTTTTTTCAAAATAAAGAAAACATCAAAATACTGGAGAAACTTAAGGAGGCCGGGCTTAAGATGGAGCTTTTGGAGAAGAAAAAGGAACCCGGCAGATTATCGGGCAAGACGATCGCAGTAACGGGCGTGTTAAGATCATACTCAAGGCCCGAAATAGAAGAGCTTATACGAAAGCTCGGAGGTAATCCATCGTCCAACGTCAGCAAGAATACGGATTTTCTGGTATGCGGTGATGAAGCGGGATCGAAACTTGATAAGGCGAAAGCTTTAGGGGTCAAGGTTATAAGCGAAGAAGATTTCAAGGAGATGATATGA
- a CDS encoding MBL fold metallo-hydrolase: protein MSRKFTLKRFVVGLLGTNCYLVADALTKEACLIDPGSGPYPIKNFISKEGLDLKFIINTHGHGDHIGANAFFDVPIFIHKLDKDFLTNPGMNMSRMFMPGIVSPGAERLLEEGDILNLGGLELKILHTPGHTPGSVSVVLDGVVFTGDALFAGSVGRTDFEYGDQDSLIRSITQKLFTLKDDTIVYPGHGGPSTIGEEKKSNPFFS from the coding sequence ATGAGCAGAAAATTTACACTGAAGAGGTTCGTTGTCGGTTTACTCGGAACGAACTGTTATCTTGTCGCGGACGCCCTGACCAAAGAGGCGTGCCTGATCGATCCGGGCTCAGGACCGTATCCGATAAAGAACTTCATAAGCAAAGAGGGCCTCGATTTGAAGTTCATAATAAATACGCACGGACATGGTGACCATATAGGCGCGAACGCATTTTTCGATGTGCCGATATTCATACATAAACTCGATAAGGATTTTCTGACGAATCCCGGAATGAACATGTCGCGCATGTTTATGCCAGGCATAGTATCGCCCGGGGCCGAGAGATTGCTCGAGGAAGGGGATATTCTAAATCTCGGAGGGCTTGAATTGAAGATATTGCACACGCCCGGACACACTCCCGGATCGGTCTCGGTGGTCCTGGACGGAGTCGTCTTTACCGGAGACGCGCTCTTTGCCGGCTCGGTCGGCAGGACCGATTTCGAATACGGCGACCAGGACAGCCTCATCCGCTCTATAACGCAGAAGCTCTTTACGCTTAAAGACGATACTATCGTCTATCCGGGCCACGGCGGGCCTTCGACGATAGGTGAAGAGAAGAAGTCCAACCCATTTTTTTCATGA
- the xerD gene encoding site-specific tyrosine recombinase XerD — MKTLVDEFLNYLTVERGLSKNTISAYGTDLNHFTEHLGAHGISDPDHVKRQDIMDYMLKLKDNKISSNSISRALVAIKMFYKFLVRERLAKDDVAGVLESPKLVRPLPNVMGMQEVEKLLAAPDVRGWMGIRDRAALELMYATGMRVSELVDLTMDGLNLDVGFIKCRGKGDKERIVPIGKSAKEAIERYLDKVRPKLQKKDAQDQHLFLSRLGKKVSRVSFWKMIKTNVKLARIKKDVTPHTLRHSFATHLLERGADLRVVQEMLGHADISTTQVYTHINKERLKLIHRQFHPRA; from the coding sequence ATGAAGACATTAGTGGATGAATTTTTAAATTATCTTACGGTCGAAAGGGGCCTTAGCAAGAATACTATATCCGCTTACGGGACGGATCTCAATCATTTTACGGAGCATCTCGGGGCGCATGGTATCAGCGATCCCGATCATGTGAAGAGGCAGGATATCATGGATTATATGCTGAAGCTCAAAGACAACAAGATATCGAGCAATTCCATATCCAGGGCGCTTGTGGCGATAAAGATGTTCTATAAATTCCTGGTGAGGGAACGATTGGCAAAAGACGATGTCGCCGGAGTCCTGGAATCGCCAAAACTTGTACGGCCCTTACCCAATGTCATGGGAATGCAGGAGGTTGAAAAACTGTTGGCCGCCCCCGACGTGCGGGGATGGATGGGTATAAGGGACAGGGCGGCGCTTGAACTCATGTACGCGACCGGGATGAGAGTTTCGGAGCTTGTCGATCTCACTATGGATGGCCTGAATTTAGACGTGGGATTTATAAAATGCCGGGGGAAAGGTGATAAGGAACGCATTGTGCCTATCGGCAAAAGCGCGAAGGAAGCGATCGAGAGGTATCTCGATAAAGTACGTCCGAAACTCCAGAAGAAGGACGCCCAGGACCAGCACCTCTTTTTGTCAAGGCTCGGCAAGAAGGTCTCGAGGGTATCGTTCTGGAAGATGATAAAAACAAATGTGAAGCTTGCCCGCATAAAGAAAGATGTGACGCCGCATACTCTCAGGCACTCATTTGCTACGCACTTATTGGAGCGCGGGGCGGATCTGCGCGTCGTCCAGGAGATGCTTGGACATGCGGATATATCGACGACTCAGGTATATACGCATATAAATAAAGAGCGGCTGAAGTTAATACACAGGCAATTTCATCCGCGGGCGTAA
- a CDS encoding CBS domain-containing protein gives MDLITTHINADFDALGSLVAAKKLYPNSRLLMPGSQEEAVREFLALAKEQVIVETEKECRTDDIDRLIIVDTRQRSRIGMASELVDKGVEVHAYDHHPRMKGDVACDLDVYEEVGATVTILADIIRKKRIKLSYLEATIMLLGIYEETGSLTYRATTKLDVDMVSFLLSHGASLAVVSSYLNRELSEGELSFLTRLINSTERFIVKGISISFVEVDSATYVGELGVLLHKLIEIENIPVLFAFIRTPQKRIDIIARSSIALVDVNKVLSRLGGGGHPGAAVAKIHKDDLPWVKKRLMEALKDTIKITVNAEDIMARGLKTVSANDTVMRVKKILLKENLGGMAVVDKGKLAGIITLVGLNKALKHGYGHSRIKGYMSYRPVTVRPETPLYAIHKIISEKDSGVIPVVDKGAMIGVINRTDVLRSVHDSLFLKPRELKKRVVLNFAKKMSSVLPKEIIALMKRIGELSNSAGFAAFAVGGLVRDLMLGIKNLDLDIVVEGAAIKLGHLLATELKAAIVVHKKFGTCSIITKDKFKIDLATARKETYEKPAALPTVEFSPLKDDLVRRDFTINAMAISINRSSFGQLIDFFNGKPDLAHGRIKVLHDGSFIDDPTRIFRAVRFESRFGLVIDHHTEELIKNAIEQSMFDKVEPQRIRDELILILQEPEPLKALKRMAELEELRFIHPAIKLDSDMIRLYNSIDGVCSIYERSQYKKRAIDKWLMYLMALFEYLTYSQVSAICSKFVFRGSDSLRLLSYKSKADAVTKLLSSRKDLAPSKIYKLLEPLSLEVILLIMARTALLGSGVKAARISSRIKVFLAKYNGTRLRIRGDDLKAMGLKSGPAFKVILDKVLYHKIDGTLKTKRDELEYARILTLKKNG, from the coding sequence ATGGATCTTATAACCACACACATCAATGCGGACTTTGACGCGCTGGGATCGCTCGTAGCGGCGAAGAAGCTCTATCCGAACTCGCGGTTGTTAATGCCCGGCTCTCAGGAAGAGGCTGTGCGGGAGTTTCTGGCGCTGGCCAAGGAGCAGGTGATCGTAGAGACTGAAAAGGAGTGCAGGACCGATGATATCGACAGGCTCATAATTGTAGACACCAGGCAAAGGTCGAGGATCGGCATGGCGTCAGAGCTTGTAGATAAAGGCGTTGAAGTTCATGCCTATGATCACCACCCAAGAATGAAGGGCGATGTCGCCTGCGATCTGGATGTCTATGAAGAGGTTGGCGCGACGGTCACGATACTTGCCGATATCATACGAAAGAAGAGAATAAAACTGTCGTATTTAGAAGCGACGATAATGCTGCTCGGCATATACGAAGAGACCGGGTCGCTGACATACCGCGCTACAACCAAGCTCGACGTCGATATGGTGAGCTTTCTCCTGTCGCACGGCGCGAGCCTCGCCGTCGTATCGAGTTATCTGAACAGGGAGCTGAGCGAAGGAGAACTTTCGTTCCTTACGCGGCTTATAAATTCCACCGAACGTTTCATTGTAAAGGGGATCAGCATTTCATTCGTTGAAGTGGATAGCGCGACATATGTGGGCGAGCTGGGCGTGCTTCTCCATAAGCTCATCGAGATCGAGAATATACCGGTGCTGTTCGCGTTTATCAGGACGCCTCAAAAGAGAATAGATATCATCGCGCGTTCAAGTATAGCGTTAGTCGATGTGAATAAAGTGCTTTCGCGTCTTGGAGGGGGAGGACACCCCGGAGCCGCTGTAGCAAAGATACATAAGGATGATCTGCCCTGGGTCAAGAAGCGGCTGATGGAAGCATTGAAAGATACTATTAAGATTACAGTTAATGCGGAAGACATAATGGCAAGGGGCCTTAAGACCGTTTCGGCTAATGATACGGTGATGAGGGTTAAGAAGATATTATTGAAAGAAAATCTGGGCGGCATGGCGGTCGTTGATAAAGGCAAACTCGCCGGGATAATTACGCTCGTCGGGCTCAACAAGGCGCTGAAGCACGGATACGGACATTCGCGTATCAAAGGGTATATGTCATACAGGCCCGTTACCGTTAGGCCTGAAACGCCGCTTTACGCTATCCATAAAATAATTTCAGAGAAAGATTCCGGCGTTATCCCTGTGGTCGATAAAGGCGCGATGATAGGCGTGATTAACAGGACGGACGTTTTAAGGAGCGTGCATGACAGCCTCTTCTTGAAGCCCAGGGAACTGAAAAAGCGTGTTGTGTTAAACTTCGCCAAAAAGATGTCATCAGTGCTGCCGAAGGAGATAATCGCCCTGATGAAGAGGATAGGTGAGCTCTCCAACTCGGCTGGCTTCGCGGCATTTGCCGTGGGAGGGCTTGTAAGGGACCTGATGCTGGGCATCAAGAACCTGGATCTGGATATAGTGGTGGAGGGCGCGGCGATAAAGCTTGGGCATCTGCTCGCAACGGAGCTGAAGGCGGCAATAGTGGTGCATAAGAAATTCGGAACATGTTCGATAATAACGAAAGATAAATTTAAGATAGACCTTGCGACGGCCCGTAAGGAAACTTATGAGAAGCCGGCAGCGTTGCCAACGGTAGAATTCAGTCCGCTTAAAGACGATCTCGTCAGACGGGATTTTACGATAAACGCGATGGCTATAAGCATAAACCGTTCGAGTTTCGGGCAGCTTATCGATTTCTTTAACGGTAAGCCCGACCTGGCGCATGGAAGGATAAAGGTCCTGCATGACGGCTCGTTTATAGACGATCCGACCAGGATATTTCGCGCAGTGCGTTTCGAATCGCGGTTCGGGCTCGTCATCGATCATCACACGGAAGAGCTCATAAAGAACGCGATAGAACAGTCTATGTTCGATAAGGTCGAGCCGCAGAGGATACGCGACGAGCTCATCCTGATACTTCAGGAGCCGGAGCCCTTAAAGGCGCTTAAGAGAATGGCCGAACTCGAGGAGCTCAGGTTTATCCACCCCGCCATTAAACTCGATAGCGATATGATAAGACTGTATAATTCGATCGACGGAGTTTGTTCCATATATGAACGTTCTCAATATAAGAAGCGGGCCATCGACAAATGGCTTATGTATCTTATGGCGCTGTTTGAATACTTGACTTATAGCCAGGTTTCGGCTATATGTAGTAAGTTCGTCTTCAGGGGCTCCGACAGCCTCAGATTGCTTTCATATAAGAGTAAAGCTGACGCCGTAACAAAGCTATTGAGTTCCAGAAAAGATCTCGCTCCCAGTAAGATATATAAACTACTTGAGCCCCTCTCGCTTGAGGTTATATTGCTTATCATGGCCAGGACAGCCTTGCTGGGTTCAGGAGTGAAGGCCGCGCGTATAAGTTCGCGGATAAAGGTCTTCCTTGCGAAATATAATGGAACGAGATTGCGTATCCGGGGCGACGATCTTAAAGCTATGGGTCTCAAGAGCGGCCCGGCTTTTAAGGTGATACTTGACAAAGTCCTTTATCATAAGATAGACGGAACACTGAAGACAAAAAGAGACGAATTAGAATACGCGCGCATTTTAACGCTCAAGAAGAACGGATAG
- the rbfA gene encoding 30S ribosome-binding factor RbfA, with translation MSSQRMGRVQEAIRQEVSKILHDEIRDPRLGFLTITGVELTKDLRYARIYFSVLGEDKDKKLALKGLNSAKGYIKGLLGDRVKLRYMPEIEFKIDETLERTQRIYELFDKIKKEKKDDAGSDRGDKET, from the coding sequence ATGAGTTCGCAAAGGATGGGAAGAGTGCAGGAGGCTATACGGCAGGAGGTCAGCAAAATCCTGCATGATGAGATAAGGGACCCGAGGCTTGGGTTCTTGACGATAACTGGAGTCGAGCTCACGAAGGATCTCAGGTATGCGCGTATATATTTCAGCGTCCTGGGTGAGGATAAGGACAAGAAGCTCGCCCTTAAAGGCCTGAATAGCGCTAAGGGGTATATTAAGGGGCTGCTCGGCGACAGGGTGAAGTTGAGATATATGCCTGAAATAGAATTTAAGATAGACGAGACGCTCGAGAGAACGCAGCGCATATATGAACTCTTCGATAAGATAAAGAAGGAGAAAAAAGATGATGCAGGAAGTGATAGAGGCGATAAAGAAACATAA